The sequence AAAATTTTAATTGTCGAAGGGTTAACAGATAAAAAGCAAGTAAATAAAGTTATAACAGAGGATTTAACGATTGTTTGTACAAATGGAACACTTGGTATAGAACGGTTTGATCAATTGTTAGAGGATTACCAGCTAGATGAAAAGGATGTATATATTTTCGTTGATGAAGATCCTTCTGGAATAAAGCTGCGCAAACAGTTAGCTAGAGAATTGCCACATGCAAAGCATCTGCATATTAGCAGTGAATACCGAGAAGTAGCAACAACCCCTGAGAATATTTTAGCTCAAGTACTGGTAAGCAAAAGCATTGCTGTTAATCCGATTTTCTTGATTTAACTCTTATTAAAAAGGTGATCGTTTGCAACAGGTAACGAAAGAACAATTACAAAAAGATAATTATTTGCTTTATATATTCACTCCATTTTGCGGGACATGTCATGTTGCTAGAGGCATGCTTAAAAAAATTGAAGCAATGCAACAGCAGGAGATTTTCATCGAAATGAATGCATCTTTTTACCCCGATTTTATGCAGAATTACCAAATTCAAAGCGTTCCATGCTTACTCATTAAAAAAGATGGAGAAATAATGGAGAAAATCTATGCATTTAAAAATATAGCAAATATTTATCACTATTTAATAATGTATAGACCGGAAATATTCACTCATAAAAAATAAGAAATACGTTGACAGAGTTAACGAGAGCATGCTATTATATGGTTTATTCAAATTAAATATTGTTTAACTCTTATCTTGAGCGGTGGAGGGACTGGCCCAGTGAACCCGCGGCAACCTTCAAACTTCTTTGTTTGAAAGGTGCTAATTCCTGCAAAGCTTTAGCTTTGATAGATGAGGGGACATAAATGACAAACATACGTCTTTCTGTTCTCTTACAGAAAGGCGTTTTTATTTCACTATAGGAAAGTATAAAGTTTTTTAGGTTTATCCCGCATGTAAGTTGCCGTAAGACAAAATCTTGAGTTGATGCAAAGGGCCTAAGTGGGAGAAAACGGCACCTAAATGCCCGATTCGTTTAAGGGCCTTTAGGTCATACCCTTGCGGTACTAATATTCAGTAGGAGAGGGAAGCAAACTCCTACTGAATGAGTTTCACTTTATAGTATAAGAAAAACTATAGCTTTCGCTAAAGACTTGGCGACAAGCCAAGTTTTTCTAAGCCACATAGAGCATAATAAGTACGATGCGAAAAGAAGGAGGAGTAGGCGTGATATCGATTGAGGGTTTGAGTAAGATTTTTACTGCAAACAAGACAAAAACAACAGCTGTTGATGATTTAACCCTTTCGATTGATCAAGGAGATATCTTTGGTGTTATCGGTTATAGTGGTGCTGGAAAGAGTACCTTTGTCCGTCTCTTAAACCGTCTCGAAGAACCAACAAGTGGGCGAATTTTTATCAATGATCAAGAAATTACAGCACTCAGTAAGAATAAATTACGGGTAGCTAGACAGGATATAGGAATGGTGTTTCAACATTTTAATTTGCTTTGGTCACGTACGGTAGAAGACAATATTGCATTTCCGCTAGAAATTGCTGGTATTGGCAAGGAAGAAAGAAAAAAACGAGTTCAATCATTAATTGATTTAGTCGGGCTAACAGGAAAAGAAAAGGCTTATCCTG is a genomic window of Virgibacillus proomii containing:
- a CDS encoding toprim domain-containing protein — protein: MIPDESEKILIVEGLTDKKQVNKVITEDLTIVCTNGTLGIERFDQLLEDYQLDEKDVYIFVDEDPSGIKLRKQLARELPHAKHLHISSEYREVATTPENILAQVLVSKSIAVNPIFLI
- a CDS encoding thioredoxin family protein, producing MQQVTKEQLQKDNYLLYIFTPFCGTCHVARGMLKKIEAMQQQEIFIEMNASFYPDFMQNYQIQSVPCLLIKKDGEIMEKIYAFKNIANIYHYLIMYRPEIFTHKK